TACAAGAAATGGCTCAGCGGCGCGAAGAGGAACAGGGTTTGCGGTCTCAATTCCCATTGGGCCGTATTTTCCCGACTGGCAGCGCAACGACCGCGCCCAGCCAACGATCCTTCACTTCCACAGCGGAAACACCAAATACATGAGTTATCGAGCCGCCCGCAAACGACGACGTCCACGCATGAGCCTCAGCTTTCTGCCGACGATGCTGACCCTTGGCAACGGTGCCTGTGGCATGGCAAGTATCGCCATGGCTTATAACTCCGAATTGAACTGGTCGACCGAAAACAAGCTGTTTGCCGCCGGATGCTTGATCTTCGCCGGAATGTTGTTCGACGCCTTTGATGGCTGGGCCGCCCGAGCGACCAAGCAGACCAGCGAATTTGGCGCACAACTGGACAGCCTGTGTGATGCGATCACCTTTGGCGTCGCCCCCGCAGTGCTGGTTTGGCAGTACTCCAACGTCCTGCCGCTACGGGTGATCTACCCGATCGGCGTTCTCTTTACGCTCTGCACGATCCTGCGACTGGCCCGATTCAACGTCGAAACGCCAAGCGACGATGCCGAGGACCACGCTTATTTTGAGGGGCTGCCAAGCCCTGCCGCTGCGGGCACGATCGCTACCTTTGCGATCGCCACCCCCGAACTCTCGGGCATGCAGACATCCGTTGCCGATCCGCATACTCAAGAGCTGGCCGCCACGGTCTTGGCCAGTTGCCAATACCTTTTGCCAGCTCTGGCGGTAATATTGGCTTACCTGATGGTCTCGCGATTTCGCTACGAGCATTTTGTCCCGAAGTGGCTCGGCGGACACTGGTCTCCATTCCAGATCGGCCTGGCCCTTTTTGCTATTATGACAGTTGTGGTCGTGAAGGAATTAGCTCTGCCGCTGATGTTCTGCTACTACGCGTTTGAATCCCCGATCCGGAATTGGATGCGTTTGCCCGAATCGGCACGCGCAAGCGGTTAGCATCCCCCCCTGCGAACCGCTCATTACCCAACAATCCCCCAACGGAATTGAAGAACAATGGAAATCGACGTCGCCCCGGCGGAAGACGAAAAATCTCAGCAGGATGCCCCATCGCGCTCCGGTTCAAAAGTGAAGGCCGAACGGGCCCAGTTGTACAAGCAACTGGCTCCCGCCTACGAAGTTCTTTTCCCGTTGGTGATCCGCAACCACATCCGCAGCAGCATTCAATCGCTGGACATCCCCGAGGGATCGAAAGTTCTCGAAGTCGGAATCGGGACGGGTGTCTCGATGCCGGTCTATCCGCAGCACGCCAAGATCACCGGGATCGACCTCTCCGAACCGATGCTGGAAGTCGCTCAAAAACGGATCCAACGCGAGGGATGGGATCATTTTGATCTGCGAGCGATGAACGCCGAACAGCTCGATTTCCCCGACGAAAGCTTCGACTTCGTGACCGCGTTTCACGTCGTCACCGTCGTTTCAAAGCCGCAGAAGATGATGGCGGAGATCACGCGGGTCCTCAAACCGGGCGGACGACTGCTGGTCATCAACCACTTCCGCAGCCGCCGCAAGTGGATCGCCAACATGGTCGATCGCGCCGACAGCGTCACCCGGCACCTCGGCTGGCGGACCAATCTCGAATGCCAATCGATCATCGAGAATCTGCCCCTGGAAGTCGAACGCCGCTACAAATCGTCTCCCTTCTCGCTCTTTACGATCGTCAAGGCGAAACGCTGCTAGCAGCCTCGGCATTGGTTGGAAGCGTTTCCGATCTCCCCCCGACGCGAACCCTCGCGGCCGCTGCCGACTCCTAACCGACAGGACGCGAAGCCCGATGGAGTTCACCGACGGCCCTCTTGGAGCGGCCTGCCGCGTCGGCGTTTGCACGATCGCCGCGCGGGCTGAGGGCGACAAACTCCAGTCGTCTCCTTCGCAGGCCCCTTTATCATCCCCGCGGGCTTAGAATAATAGGCAGCAGGCAGAGGCGTTCTTAAATTCAACCCGCTGCCCGCTTGAGCCACCCTTCCTCGACGACCAGATTGGTCAAATCAGGTGTTTCCGATATATGAGTTCCCCGTTCAACAGCGTCCCCGAAGCCGTTGATGCGATCGCGCGTGGCGAAATCGTGATCGTTCTCGACGCCGAGAATCGTGAAAACGAAGGCGACTACATCTGCGCGGCCGAAAAAGCGACGATCGAAAACGTCAACTTCATGCTCTCCGGACGCGGCCAACTGTGCGTCGCCGTCCTCCCCGACGTCTGCAATCGCTTGGATCTGCACCCGTTGGTCGAACGCAACGACGCACCTTTAAAGACAGCCTTCCAGACGCCCGTCGATCATCGCAACGCCAAGACCGGGATCACCGCAGCCGAACGTTCCGAAACGATCCAGGCGCTGATCCAACCCCACAGCCACGCCGAAGACTTTGTCCGCCCCGGGCACGTCTATCCGCTGCTGGCGAAAGAGGGAGGCGTGTTGCGCCGGGCCGGGCACACCGAAGCTGCTGTCGATCTCGCCCGCATGGCGGGGCTGGAACCAGCCGGCGCGCTCTGCGAAGTCCTCAACGAATCGGGAGACCGCGCCACGCGCGACGACCTGCTGGCGTTGGCCAAGAAACACGACCTGAAGATCATCACGATCGAAGAACTGATCGCCCATCGCCGGGTGAATGAAAAGCTGGTTTCGCGAAACGCACAAGCGGATCTACCGACATCGTTTGGCGACTTCAAAATCATCGTCTACGACGTCCAGTTCGAAGACCAGGAACCGATCGCGTTGGTTTACGGAGACCTGACCTCTCCCGATGGCCCGCCGCCGTTGGTGCGGATGCACAGCAGTTGCTTCACCGGCGACCTGGTCGATTCGCTTCGCTGCGATTGCGGCGACCAACTGAAGATGGCCCTGAAGGTGATCAGCGACGAGGGACGCGGCGCGTTGGTCTATCTGCCGCAAGAGGGCCGTGGTATCGGACTGGCCCAAAAGATCCACGCTTACGCATTGCAAGACCAAGGCCTCGACACAGTCGAAGCGAACCACGCGTTGGGCTTCAAAGCCGACATGCGCGACTACGGCATCGGGCTGCAGATCCTCAAAGACCTCGGGCTCCGCGAAGTCCGCCTGCTGACCAACAACCCCAAGAAGACCGAAGCCTTCAATCTCCGCGGCTTCGATCTGCAGGTCGTCGATCAAGTGCCGATCATCTCCGAATCGAACGTTCACAACGCGCGTTACTTGCAAACCAAGCGAGACAAGATGGGGCACCAATTGCCCAGCGATCCGGTCGAGTCGGCCGAATGAACCGCGAGGCGCAGGAAGCTTGGCGGCCGCGACGGATCGCCGTAATTGGTGTCGGTTTATTAGGCGGTTCGGTCGCGTTGGCAGCAAAGCGTCGCTGGCCCGACGCAACGCTTGTCGGTTCGTCTCGCAAGCCCGAGACGCGGCAGACGATGCTCGACCTACAAGTCGTCGACCACGCATTTGCTGATGCGATCCAGTGCGTCGCCGATTGCGACCTGATCATCATCGCAGCCCCCGTTGGCCACATCGCCCGGTTGCTGCCCGAGATCGCCGATGCCAGCGATCACGGTGCGATCATCACCGATGTCGGCAGCACCAAACAGGAAATCGTTGCGGCAGCCGAAGCGCACCCCGCCGCGGCGCTGCGGTTTGTCGGATCGCACCCGATCGCCGGCAGCGAGCGAACGGGAGTCGAAAACGCTTCGGTCGATCTGTTCCAAGGCAAGCTTTCGATCACCACACCGACCGACCAAACCGATCCGATCCGCCACGACCGCGTAAAGCAATTTTGGAGAGAGATCGGTTGCCGCGTGATCTCGATGAGTCCCGCCGATCACGACCTCGCATTGGCTTCTGCCAGCCATATGCCGCACATCGCATCAGCCGCTTTGGCCCTGGCGCTGCCACAAAAATTTGCCCATCTGACCGGATCGGGATTCCGCGACGCGACGCGGATCGCGGCGGGAGATCCTTTGATGTGGCGGCAGATCGTCGAAGCGAACGCACCGGCCGTCTTGGCTCAGTTGCAGCAATACGAATCGGCGATCGGCCAGTTCCGCGGCGCGATCGCTAGCCAGGATTGGGCTGGAATCGAAAAGCTGTTTGCCGACGCGCAAACCGCAAAACAAACGATCGATGCCGCGACGTGTGGCCCCGAAGACGACTCAGAATAACAGCGTCTTCTGGTGGGGCGGATCGTCGTCCCGGTTTTCCAGTTCGCGGCGGACCTCGCGCAAGCCGTAGGCGCAAAGTTCAAACTGATCGCTCAATCGCCGCAGCAGATCGCACGGCGGGCGATCGTCGCCCCCTTCGATCGAGCTTGCGATCGCGTAGGCTCGCTTGCCCTGCTGGCAATAATCGACGAAATGATCGGCGTGGTCGCGCGACTTCATCTGCCGCAGGCTCTCGGGATACATCCCACTCCAGAACAGCGTGAAATCGCCGACGTGGCGGTGGACTTCACGGCGAGCGACGCCGATCCGCTTGTCCGCTTCGATCAGCATCTCGACAACTTCGGTCGCTGGTCTGCCGGTCGCTCGGCGAACCGTATGCAGCATGTCGGTGCGCACGAACCGAATCAGCAGGCTGTTGATGTAGTCGACTAACTGGACATCGACCACGCCCAACTGACCATGAAAGATCGATTCGGAAACCCCAGAAAAGAATCGTTGCAGTAGCGAACTTGGCGCTGAATCACGTTTCTCAGTCATCGGTTGTCTTCCTCCTGTTGCAAGGAAGAGGAAATGAATCCTCTACCATTCAACCTAATTACGCCCCAATCGCCAGGTCAAGAGAGAAATCGAATCGGCAAAAAAATTGCGGATGCCGTAATCCGGCCTTTTGGGACGGCGATCGTATTGGCAAATCCAGCGTGCCGCATGTGCCAAGGGTTGCTGAAAAGGCAGGACTTCAGGAGGACCGAAGGGCCGGCAATTTGCATCGCCCAGGCGGAACGCCTGGGAAACCGGCAAGGCGAACAAACACAACAAGAAGGGCCAACGGCCTGCCGATCGACGTGCGACCGCGTTGCGGCGGTGGCGTTGGCATCCGATGACATGCAACGCGGCGCAAACCACCGGGCCTCAAGAGAACCGAAGGGCCGGCAATTTGCATAGCCCAGGCGGAACGCCTGGGTAAACGGCGAGGCGAACAAACACAACAAGAAGGGCCAACGGCCCGCCGATCGACGTGCGACCGCGTTGCGGGCGGTGCGTGTTACGACGATCGAACCCGGTGGTGTTCGCTACGCTCAAACCACCGGCTACCTTCTGGGACCCCTTCGGGAACCTACGGTGCGGTTACTGTCGTGGCGTTGGCATCCGATGACATGCAACGCGGCGCAAACCACCGGGCCTCAAGAGGACCGAAGGGCCGGCGATTTGCATAGCCCAGGCGGAACGCCTGGGTAAACGGCAAGGCGAACAAACACGACAAGAAGGGCCAACGGTTTGGCGTGCGACCGCGCTACGGCGATCGAACCCGGTGGTATTCGCTGCGCTCATACCACCGGCTACCTTCTTGGATCACCAGCGAATCGCTGCGGCAACTGAGATTCCGCAACGGATTGCCAGCGAGTAAATCGTTGACCTCGACGACGACGGATCGGTCGACGTAATCGCTTGCGATGACCGAAGAGATCGGGGCGTTTTGTGTCGTCAGACTTGTTGGTTGCAATGGGGCACTGCAAATATCTCGCCGCTCCCCGGCCGGCGGCTTCCGTTCATGGGTAACCACCTGCCATTGCTCTGTCGACTTGTCCCGACATTTGTCGATCGGAGGGGGTTAGTTGAGGTCGATCGTCAGGTTATTTTCACCGTCAACGATGGTGACCTGTTGGCCGCTGGAGGTCTCGCTGTAAAACTTCTCGGGAATTCCAGAAACATTGCTGAGGTAGACCGTATATTCTCCGCTGGCAAGCGGGGTTTCTAGCTTAAACGCTCCTTTTTGATCAATTGCGGCCACTCCAACCTCTCCTGTTGTAAACGAGAAGAGATGAATTGTCCCTTGGCGTATCGACTTCCCGGCTACGGCGATGGTTCCTGCCACTGAGGCAGTTGGCGCCACAATCACTGGTTCCGCTGAATTGCAACCGTTCATTGCAATAACGAGCATAACGATCGCCGGAAATAGGTACCAACGCATCGTGGCTGCGATAGGACGTAGCATGGCTTCTTTGTTCCTTGTTGGGTTTGTCAAATTATTGCTTATTTGCCCCATTTTTTTCGCGCAATGCGAGGGGGCTTTAGGTTGTTCAGGCAGGCATGATGGGGTTGTCTCTCATGCTGTTGCGAGATGCCGCCACCACCGATCCGCAAGCGGAAACGGTGGAGAGGAGAGTTCGGTGCGATCTAACTACTGGGCAGGGATTACATTGCCGTCCGCCTTGTCACCAAGGTACTGGTAGGTGAGATATTGGATAGTCTCGGCGATGAATGCCACGGATCCATCGGCCTTCAAAAATTGCGCTCCTCCGGGATGATGGGAGCCAAAATTAGCCCATCGATCGCTATATTCCGTAGCGGACGTCCCCGCAACGACGGTGCCGTTGTTTGTAATGTGGGAGAAAGCCGCATCACCCACGATTTTTCGGTTCAGCGGGTAGCACATGTTTCGGTGCGAGTGATAGCCCCATCGCCAGATATGGTTGCTTAGATTGAAGTTCGAGTCCATCTCACCCGCTGCGATTGTGTTGCTCGTGCCATCGGTAATATCACGAAATGCAACTCGCGAATTCTGATTGAATATTCCTCGCCATGAGTTCGTGTTACCATCGTTGGTGCTGCCAGTACCTGTGCTGAATGCGTAGTCGCCGTATGCCACGGTGCTACTTCCCTGCAAAGGACGCGGTTTGGATGGACAGAACATTGCATCCACGACCGTTGCCTTTGCAGCATTGTTCGCCGCGTTGTCATAGTCGACTCGGAAATCCCAGAGATCGTAGACGTTTCCCATCTCCATAAATGGCAGAATCGCGACCCAACCGTTGATGCGGTTGCCGCCGATGTTGCCAGGTTCGGTGTTGTATCTGGAGCCGGCTGGAAACGTCTGGTGCGTATCGTGGTAATTATGGAGCGCAAGTCCAAATTGCTTAAAATTGTTGCTGCACTGCATCCGCCGTGCCGCTTCGCGAGCCGCTTGTACAGCCGGCAACAATAGGCCGACGAGAATGCCAATGATCGCGATGACGACAAGAAGCTCCACGAGCGTAAAGCCTTGAGTGCGATTTCGCATGAAAGAATTCCTCAAAATCAGTTAGGAAAATAAGAACTGCCGACCAGATGTTTTGATCGCGACAATGTTCGCATGCGAAACTAAGCCCCCGCACGCCCTGGGTTACGCAATTCATTATCCCCTTCGTGTGGGCAATGTCAACCGTGATATTGTGGACTTTGGGTGAGCGGATGAGTACTTTTCGTTTTGCTCGGTTCAGCTGAGCTCAGGTCCGGTGGTGTTCGCTACGCTCAGACCATCGGCTCCCCTATTCGATCCCTCCGTGGTCTCGCCTCAACTAATCCGAAGTACCAAAGAAGGGGAACATCTTTCGTATCTCTTCGTTGGACGGTTGTAGACCATACTCACAGATCTCGAAGGCTTCGGCATATTTGACCTGCTCGCCTCGTTCGGGTCCGTACCAGCGACTGAGCGCCTGACGATATTGCCGCGATTCCCCACCGGCCCGTTGATCCCAACGTTTGCGCAGCCATTCTCGACGCAATTCGGGCTGCGACGCCGGCGGCACGTCTGCCATTTTTTCGGCGTTCCCCAACGCACCTCCTTCAAACGTTTGCGACTCCAACGCCATCAACGCGTCGACTTTCTGCTCGAAGACGTCATCGATGGCTACCGCGATATCGGGATCAAACGGATAGGGTTTCTTGAAACGGTCGCTCGAATAAAGAAACAACGGGTTCTTTTTCAGAGCCGGGACGTCGGGGCAGAAAAAAGGAACCGTGACCATAAACGCGGCATCCTGTACCAAGACACCGACGTAGCGATGGTCGGGGTGATAGTCCCAGGGACGGTGCGCGATCACGATGTCCGCTTCCCACTCGCGGATCAAACGGGTGATCGTGCGACGGTTTTCGAGCGTCGGCATCAACTCGCCGTCGTGGATGTCGAGGACTTGCGAAGTCACCCCCAACCGTTTTGCGACCTCTGCCGATTCCGCGATCCGTCGTTTTGCCAGAGCTCCGCCGGCCATCTGCCAATGGCCGATATCGCCATTGGTCACCGAAACTAGCTTGACATGATGCCCCTGCTTGGCCCACAGCGCCGCCGTCCCGCCACTCTTGTATTCCGCATCGTCGGGGTGCGCCCCAAAACAGATGATCCGCAGCTTTCCATCGCCGCTCTCCTCTTTGTTCTCAGCCCAAATCAAATTCGAACTTACAGACAGCATCATCGCCATCGTGAACAGCAGTTTGCAGTGCCTCATGGTGTCGTTCCTTTACGGTGCAGTTAAAACAGTTGCAGCGTCGCTCACTTTTCGCTCGCCGCAACGAAGTCGCCATTCTCACGGAACAATGACTCGACTTCAAGACAAACGATTGGCGAGTTGCGTTCGAATCCGATGGTCTCGCTGCGTTCAGGCCACCGGCGACCATTCTTAGCTTCCTTCGGGATCAGACCGAGTGATCGAGTCGGAGCGATTGAATCAATGATTTTGGGTGCCATGCGTGGTGGTTCACCGACACTATCAACTTCTTTCGGCCTGCACGGACCGAATGCGTTCTGTGTCGCAATGGGCGGGAAACTTACTGCGTCCTGCCCACACGGCGCTGCGGGACAACTATACTGCCCCTGTTGCCAATCCATCTCTCTCCGTCCTGACCTGACGATGCCATGCGAATTGCACTCTGCAGCCTGTTGACCGCTTTGATTTGTTCGGTGGCTTGGTCTCAACCGACCACCTACGCCACGCCCGAGGCTGCGGCCGAAGATCCTGATTTTGCAACGCAAGGCGAATACGTCGGTCCCAAGCGGGCGATGCAGGTGATCGCGTTGGGAGACGGGGAATTTGAAGCGGTCATCTACGCAGGCGGTCTGCCCGGCGATGGCTGGGACAAGACACCACCACAACGCGTTCCGCTGGACGCCGATGCGGTTCTCGATCTGGTCGACGCCAATCAAATGCAGCGCGTCGATCGGAAGAGTCCCACGTTGGGGCAGCAACCTCCGGCCGGCGCGATCGTGATGTTCGATGGCACCACCGAAACGATGGAGGCTCATTGGCAGTCGGGTCGGATGACCGATGATGGACTGTTGATCGAAGGGGTGACCAGCAAAGACCGCTTCGACGATTTTCGTTTGCACCTGGAATTCCGCACTCCGTTTATGCCTGCAGCACGTGGACAAGCTCGCGGCAACAGCGGCGTCTATTATCAAGGCCGTTACGAAACGCAGGTCCTCGATTCGTTTGGACTCGCCGGTGCAATGAACGAAACCGGCGGGATCTACACGATCCGCGATCCCGATCTGAACATGTGCTTCCCGCCGCTCGCTTGGCAAACCTACGACGCCGACTTCACCGCCGCTCGCTACGATGACGCCGGCAAGAAGACCGCCGATGCCAAACTGACCGTGCGATTAAACGGCGTGATCGTGCAACAGAATGTGGCGCTGCCGCACAAGACGCGAGCGGCTCCCAACGACGAAGGGCCCCAACCGGGACCACTGTACCTGCAGAACCACGGCAATCCGGTTCGCTTTCGCAATATCTGGGTTCAGCCTCGCGATGCCGATAAAGAAGCTCGCCGTCCCCGCGTCCCCGGCTTTGAACGCTTTGCAACTTCCGCCGGCGGCGACGCCGCCTTGGGCGGGCATCTATTGATCAGCGAACTCGGCTGCGCAGCCTGCCATCTGCAAGCCAAGCCCGCGGTCGCCGCCAAACAGGCTCCGATTCTCGACAGCGTTGGCAGCCGCATCCGCCCCGATCATCTACTGGCGTTCATCGGCGACCCGCACGGGGAAAAGCCAGGGACGACGATGCCCGATCTGCTGGCGGGACTCGAACCGCAACAGCGTGACGCGACGGTTCGTGCGCTTGCCAGTTACCTCGTTTCGACCGGCGTCGTCGTCGATCGCGTGGGGGATCCCGTAGCGGCTGGTCGCGGCAAAGAACTGTTCCACATGATCGGCTGCACCGCCTGCCACGCGCCGCAAGATGGCACGGTCGTCTCCGATGCGACAACGATCCCGTTGGGTAAGCTGGGGCAGAAGTACACGTTCGATTCGTTGGTCGGGTTCTTGAAGCAGCCGCATGCGACGCGCCCCAGCGGTCGGATGCCCAGCTTCGGTTTCCAAGATGGCGAAGCGGAAGATCTGGCGACCTACCTATTGCGCGAGGTAATCTTGGGCGAAGCGGGGGTCAACACCAAGGCGACCTTTTATGAAGGGAGCTGGAAGACGCTGCCCGATTTTGAAACGCTGACGGCGGAAAAGGAAGTCGAAACGTTTGGGCTGGACATCGAAGCCAGCGGTCGCACCGACCGCTTTGCCGCCCGTTTCGACAGCTACTTCATCGCGCCGAAGCGGGCCAAATACAAGTTCCATCTGGGATCGGACGATGGCAGCCGCGTGCTTGTCGACGGCAAGCAGGTCGTGCTGTACGACGGCATCCATCCGCATGGCACGCGGACCGCAGAGGTTTTGCTGGAGCAAGGTGTTCACGAACTGCGAGTCGAATATTTTGAGTTCGCTGGCTACGAATCGTTAACGCTGGAGATCGAAGGGGGCGGGTTGAATCGGATCACGATCGATTCGATCCTGTCGCTCGATCCGTCGGGGCAGATGGCCGAGCCGCTGTTCAAGTCGACCTTCCAGCCCGATCTCAAGTTGGTCCAGCAGGGACGCGAGTTGTTCACAAGCGTCGGCTGTGCCGCTTGTCATCAATTGAAGTCGCTGCCGACCGACGCCACGAAATCGCTGGTCGCCCCGGCGATGAAGTCGCTCGATACGTCTGCCGGTTGCTTGGCGGAGACGCCCGTTGCCGGCCTGCCGAACTTTGACCTCAACGTCGCGCAGCGTCAGGCGATCGGCCGCGCGATCGATGAATTGCGTGCGGGGCCTCAGGAAATCGACGCCGCGGGATTGGTTCATCAGACGATGGCAACGATGAACTGTTACGCCTGTCACAGCCGCGACAAAATCGGCGGTCCCGAAGCGACTCGCGATGCTGTCTTTAAGACGACGATGCAGGAGATGGGAGATGAAGGACGTCTGCCGCCACCGCTGACCGGCGTGGGAGACAAATTGAAGTCTGACTACATCACGCAGATCCTGAACAAGGGAGCGGACGAGCGGCCCTACATGCTGGCCAATATGCCCGGCTTTGGAACCCACAACCTGCCCGGTTTCGTCGACGCTTTGGTTGCGTTGGATCAGAAAAGCGAAGCCGAAATCGCGGCGATCGATCAGCCGCGGGACGAACTGCTTTCGGCCGGACGCATGCTGGCGGGCAACAAAGGACTCTCCTGCGTCAAGTGTCACACGTTTGGCGGTCAGGGAGCGCCCGGGATCGGCGCGATCGACATGCAACGGATGACGTCGCGTTTGCGAGAGGACTGGTTCCACCGGTATCTGATGTCGCCGCAAACCTATCGCCCGGGAACCCGGATGCCGGCCAGTTTCCCCGACGGCAAGTCGGTGGTTCCCGATCTCTATGAAGGCCATCCCAATACTCAGATCGGTGCCTTGTGGACCTATCTTGCCGACGGTTCAAAGGCTCGCCCGCCGATCGGTGTCGAGAAGGAGCTGATCGAATTGATTCCCGAAGAGCGGCCGATCATCTACCGCAACTTTATCGAAGGGCTGACGCCGCGGGGGATCGCCGTTGGATATCCTCAACGCGTTCACATCGCATGGGACGCCGGCACGATGTCGCTGGCGTTGGCATGGAAGGGAGCGTTCATCGACGCCAGCAAGCACTGGGTCGGACGTGGCCCTGGGAAGCAGGGGCCGTTGGGCGACGCGATCCGATCGTTGGAGAAAGTTGCTCCGTTGGCCCGGCTCGACGCGATCGATGCTCCCTGGCCGACCGAAGATCTGCGAGAACAGGGATATCGATTCCTTGGCTATCGCTTGAACCCCAGCGGTCAACCGACGTTCCGCTATCGCGCCGGCGAAGTGACTGTCGAAGACACGCCGCTGCCCGAGGTCGACGATTCCGGAGCGGTCTCGCTGCGCCGCCAGTTGCAATTGACAGGCCCCGCCGACACTGCCGGGCTGACGCTTCGCGTGGCAGCGGGCAAGAAGATCGAAGCGGCCGACGACGGCTGGTATCGCGTCGACGGCGAATATTCGATCCGCATCGACGGACCGGCCGAGCTGGTCTCTGTCGGCGATGGGCAAGAGTTGCGAGTGCCGGTTTCGCTGGAAAACGGTACAGCGACGATCGAAGAACAGATCCGTTGGTGATAAGGGTTTGCCGATCCTGACGCCAACAA
Above is a genomic segment from Rosistilla ulvae containing:
- a CDS encoding DUF1559 domain-containing protein encodes the protein MRNRTQGFTLVELLVVIAIIGILVGLLLPAVQAAREAARRMQCSNNFKQFGLALHNYHDTHQTFPAGSRYNTEPGNIGGNRINGWVAILPFMEMGNVYDLWDFRVDYDNAANNAAKATVVDAMFCPSKPRPLQGSSTVAYGDYAFSTGTGSTNDGNTNSWRGIFNQNSRVAFRDITDGTSNTIAAGEMDSNFNLSNHIWRWGYHSHRNMCYPLNRKIVGDAAFSHITNNGTVVAGTSATEYSDRWANFGSHHPGGAQFLKADGSVAFIAETIQYLTYQYLGDKADGNVIPAQ
- a CDS encoding family 16 glycoside hydrolase; protein product: MRIALCSLLTALICSVAWSQPTTYATPEAAAEDPDFATQGEYVGPKRAMQVIALGDGEFEAVIYAGGLPGDGWDKTPPQRVPLDADAVLDLVDANQMQRVDRKSPTLGQQPPAGAIVMFDGTTETMEAHWQSGRMTDDGLLIEGVTSKDRFDDFRLHLEFRTPFMPAARGQARGNSGVYYQGRYETQVLDSFGLAGAMNETGGIYTIRDPDLNMCFPPLAWQTYDADFTAARYDDAGKKTADAKLTVRLNGVIVQQNVALPHKTRAAPNDEGPQPGPLYLQNHGNPVRFRNIWVQPRDADKEARRPRVPGFERFATSAGGDAALGGHLLISELGCAACHLQAKPAVAAKQAPILDSVGSRIRPDHLLAFIGDPHGEKPGTTMPDLLAGLEPQQRDATVRALASYLVSTGVVVDRVGDPVAAGRGKELFHMIGCTACHAPQDGTVVSDATTIPLGKLGQKYTFDSLVGFLKQPHATRPSGRMPSFGFQDGEAEDLATYLLREVILGEAGVNTKATFYEGSWKTLPDFETLTAEKEVETFGLDIEASGRTDRFAARFDSYFIAPKRAKYKFHLGSDDGSRVLVDGKQVVLYDGIHPHGTRTAEVLLEQGVHELRVEYFEFAGYESLTLEIEGGGLNRITIDSILSLDPSGQMAEPLFKSTFQPDLKLVQQGRELFTSVGCAACHQLKSLPTDATKSLVAPAMKSLDTSAGCLAETPVAGLPNFDLNVAQRQAIGRAIDELRAGPQEIDAAGLVHQTMATMNCYACHSRDKIGGPEATRDAVFKTTMQEMGDEGRLPPPLTGVGDKLKSDYITQILNKGADERPYMLANMPGFGTHNLPGFVDALVALDQKSEAEIAAIDQPRDELLSAGRMLAGNKGLSCVKCHTFGGQGAPGIGAIDMQRMTSRLREDWFHRYLMSPQTYRPGTRMPASFPDGKSVVPDLYEGHPNTQIGALWTYLADGSKARPPIGVEKELIELIPEERPIIYRNFIEGLTPRGIAVGYPQRVHIAWDAGTMSLALAWKGAFIDASKHWVGRGPGKQGPLGDAIRSLEKVAPLARLDAIDAPWPTEDLREQGYRFLGYRLNPSGQPTFRYRAGEVTVEDTPLPEVDDSGAVSLRRQLQLTGPADTAGLTLRVAAGKKIEAADDGWYRVDGEYSIRIDGPAELVSVGDGQELRVPVSLENGTATIEEQIRW
- the pssA gene encoding CDP-diacylglycerol--serine O-phosphatidyltransferase, which encodes MSLSFLPTMLTLGNGACGMASIAMAYNSELNWSTENKLFAAGCLIFAGMLFDAFDGWAARATKQTSEFGAQLDSLCDAITFGVAPAVLVWQYSNVLPLRVIYPIGVLFTLCTILRLARFNVETPSDDAEDHAYFEGLPSPAAAGTIATFAIATPELSGMQTSVADPHTQELAATVLASCQYLLPALAVILAYLMVSRFRYEHFVPKWLGGHWSPFQIGLALFAIMTVVVVKELALPLMFCYYAFESPIRNWMRLPESARASG
- a CDS encoding PIG-L deacetylase family protein — encoded protein: MRHCKLLFTMAMMLSVSSNLIWAENKEESGDGKLRIICFGAHPDDAEYKSGGTAALWAKQGHHVKLVSVTNGDIGHWQMAGGALAKRRIAESAEVAKRLGVTSQVLDIHDGELMPTLENRRTITRLIREWEADIVIAHRPWDYHPDHRYVGVLVQDAAFMVTVPFFCPDVPALKKNPLFLYSSDRFKKPYPFDPDIAVAIDDVFEQKVDALMALESQTFEGGALGNAEKMADVPPASQPELRREWLRKRWDQRAGGESRQYRQALSRWYGPERGEQVKYAEAFEICEYGLQPSNEEIRKMFPFFGTSD
- a CDS encoding class I SAM-dependent methyltransferase; its protein translation is MEIDVAPAEDEKSQQDAPSRSGSKVKAERAQLYKQLAPAYEVLFPLVIRNHIRSSIQSLDIPEGSKVLEVGIGTGVSMPVYPQHAKITGIDLSEPMLEVAQKRIQREGWDHFDLRAMNAEQLDFPDESFDFVTAFHVVTVVSKPQKMMAEITRVLKPGGRLLVINHFRSRRKWIANMVDRADSVTRHLGWRTNLECQSIIENLPLEVERRYKSSPFSLFTIVKAKRC
- the ribA gene encoding GTP cyclohydrolase II; this translates as MSSPFNSVPEAVDAIARGEIVIVLDAENRENEGDYICAAEKATIENVNFMLSGRGQLCVAVLPDVCNRLDLHPLVERNDAPLKTAFQTPVDHRNAKTGITAAERSETIQALIQPHSHAEDFVRPGHVYPLLAKEGGVLRRAGHTEAAVDLARMAGLEPAGALCEVLNESGDRATRDDLLALAKKHDLKIITIEELIAHRRVNEKLVSRNAQADLPTSFGDFKIIVYDVQFEDQEPIALVYGDLTSPDGPPPLVRMHSSCFTGDLVDSLRCDCGDQLKMALKVISDEGRGALVYLPQEGRGIGLAQKIHAYALQDQGLDTVEANHALGFKADMRDYGIGLQILKDLGLREVRLLTNNPKKTEAFNLRGFDLQVVDQVPIISESNVHNARYLQTKRDKMGHQLPSDPVESAE
- a CDS encoding prephenate dehydrogenase, encoding MNREAQEAWRPRRIAVIGVGLLGGSVALAAKRRWPDATLVGSSRKPETRQTMLDLQVVDHAFADAIQCVADCDLIIIAAPVGHIARLLPEIADASDHGAIITDVGSTKQEIVAAAEAHPAAALRFVGSHPIAGSERTGVENASVDLFQGKLSITTPTDQTDPIRHDRVKQFWREIGCRVISMSPADHDLALASASHMPHIASAALALALPQKFAHLTGSGFRDATRIAAGDPLMWRQIVEANAPAVLAQLQQYESAIGQFRGAIASQDWAGIEKLFADAQTAKQTIDAATCGPEDDSE